The following are encoded in a window of Dysidea avara chromosome 4, odDysAvar1.4, whole genome shotgun sequence genomic DNA:
- the LOC136254351 gene encoding leucine-rich repeat protein SHOC-2-like, whose amino-acid sequence MAMKKLEKFFPGRQEDSKNTSPFVSPEYDNGERDSPEFTRKPRFNESADAGGGGATKKTVVVIEDDKQRKTTGKKKGNTGPVSDVKRKITKAKEDKSAVLDLSRMDIASIPMGIRELSSQLEELYLYSNRLTTVPSETGMLSKLKTLALQENVITSLPDELRKLSALKVLDLRHNKLKEIPDVVYALTSLQTLYLRFNKISIVSMRLENLLNLTTLSLRENKIKELPSAIGALTQLLLLDASHNHLEFIPEEIGNCVNLTTLDVQHNNLTKLPSSVGNLTQLKRFGLRYNKLSELPAEIVLCVHLEELSLENNAIVALPQDLYGCLIKLCSVQLSRNSFETFPVSQPDHLSHMNSLNIEHNSITKIPHGILSKAPAVTSLVISHNQLATLPLDFGTWIGLRELDLGSNQLQVLPEDIQKLVKLERLVLSNNLLRHLPKGICALRELQVLELDGNRLESLVSEISYLRSLKRLNVQSNRITYLPRGLGLLLSLEHLSAGENNLMEIPTEIGSLENLEELYINDNPNLQNLPYELALCKRLALMSVEGCPLGRLPLHAVEGGPSAIIQHLKYDSPYKGVR is encoded by the exons ATGGCGATGAAAAAACTTGAGAAATTCTTCCCCGGTAGACAGGAGGACTCTAAAAACACTTCTCCCTTCGTCTCGCCCGAATACGATAATGGTGAGCGCGACTCACCAGAGTTTACACGCAAACCTCGTTTTAACGAGTCAGCAGACGCAGGTGGTGGCGGAGCCACTAAGAAGACTGTAGTTGTAATAGAAGATGATAAACAACGGAAGACAACGGGCAAGAAGAAGGGAAACACTGGCCCCGTATCG GATGTTAAGAGAAAGATAACGAAAGCCAAGGAGGACAAATCTGCTGTACTGGACCTCAGTAGGATGGAT ATAGCGTCAATACCAATGGGAATCCGAGAG CTATCGTCACAGCTGGAGGAGTTATATCTTTATAGTAACAGATTGACGACGGTTCCCTCGGAGACTGGCATGTTGAGTAAGCTAAAAACATTAGCTCTGCAG GAAAACGTGATCACTTCATTACCTGATGAACTAAGAAAATTGTCAGCTTTAAAAGTGTTAGACCTTCGGCATAATAAGTTAAAAGAG ATTCCTGATGTGGTATATGCACTAACCAGCTTACAGACACTTTACCTTCGCTTCAACAAGATCTCTATTGTCAGTATGAGACTAGAGAACCTTCTCAACCTGACCACCTTATCATTGAGAGAGAACAAGATTAAAGAACTACCGTCAGCAATTG GGGCCTTAACACAACTATTGTTATTGGACGCATCTCACAATCATTTGGAGTTTATTCCTGAGGAGATTGGTAATTGTGTTAACTTGACAACCCTTGATGTTCAACATAACAACCTCACTAAGTTACCATCAAGTGTTGGCAACCTGACACAGCTGAAGAGATTTGGATTAAG ATATAACAAGCTAAGTGAACTACCAGCAGAAATTGTCCTCTGTGTCCACCTGGAAGAACTAAGCTTAGAGAATAATGCTATTGTAGCTTTACCACAAGATTTATATGGTTGCTTGATAAAATTGTGTTCAGTACAACTATCACGAAACAGTTTTGAGACATTTCCAGTTTCCCAACCCGACCATCTTTCACACATGAACTCTCTCAATATTGAACACAACTCGATCACTAAGATACCACATGGAATACTATCTAAG GCTCCGGCCGTCACCAGTCTGGTAATCAGTCACAATCAGTTAGCCACTCTACCACTGGATTTTGGTACATGGATTGGATTACGTGAATTAGACCTCGGCTCCAACCAGCTACAAGTGTTACCAG AGGACATTCAAAAGTTAGTCAAGCTAGAACGACTAGTGCTTAGCAACAATTTATTACGGCACCTGCCCAAGGGCATTTGTGCCCTGAGAGAGCTACAAGTATTAGAGTTGGACGGTAACAGATTGGAGAGTCTTGTGTCTGAGATTAGCTACCTGCGGTCACTAAAGAGACTCAATGTTCAGTCCAACAGGATAACATACCTTCCCCGTGGATTAGG GTTACTGCTAAGCCTGGAGCACCTTAGTGCTGGAGAGAACAACTTGATGGAGATCCCAACTGAGATTGGCAGTCTGGAAAACTTGGAAGAGTTGTATATTAATGATAATCCAAACCTGCAAAACCTGCCGTATGAGTTGGCCTTGTGTAAGAGGCTAGCTTTGATGAGCGTCGAGGGGTGTCCCCTAGGGAGATTACCTCTACATGCAGTAGAAGGTGGTCCCTCTGCTATTATACAG CACCTCAAGTATGACAGTCCTTATAAGGGAGTACGATGA
- the LOC136254350 gene encoding uncharacterized protein encodes MGCGASSNAKGRSITRVAPATIRNTSVEDDSVLHVSVNESGSGSKSPLKQSSGHVRSNYSKSSGSRPTSTETSRQISSRPLSRSSGRPDNGLNSSQGSASLSAKLHSQSKPMSRPHSHISRPHSRVSRSYSRTSRRPKIDQWDNSTPGEILQLSGYQGNLSQLSTCPHCDHTFTTAGLRVPLLLLCGHSYCTNCVEKACSTYPSAIKCGLCNTSTPVDQQGAAHMMQNEALLEVLDNKQLQTSIPQMKGRENCAECERQPASLYCSSCAAVFCAPCSHKSHAGSKVRGKHTPIPITQRPQPNPTCKKHPGQTCMLYCETEGVPMCVLCKFYGHHRVHKYELLSKVAAKQSGSLADKQNTLLKVERHLGNLSKQLSTAVDDITHKAHQSQQVLEDHFTDLREQVFTLLERREAELLSQLDQQVELKQGILQEHREEVAMAVAKVMACEEEAARLQGLSPIASLLAGRHLEQVFNTVTMDTYTIPHQATNQLEVPLSLIPDVTPQVVQLLRQHGAVLQLPSCPTFTDVMVTTNSIKLYWSLCDTEDVAMDTTMTYSLEYHPKVPPSSLMRHDSSSRRSRMATNSVESGFDETSTSSDYRSSQYGVSMVTMTSSGGAYKISHDPDIPEHVNNTQLPEIQPIRDVISSLLPTPVHLPTLPNKGTGELPSIVATKQLHQSKHREQFNQSEHRDSSSLLNLPPLKAATATPPVDHVSNTTSGVFAESEDSVPMETRPYGESPSSDDGSTLSTHTSNYANIGRHSNGIQFQQIYHGNDTQYMYTDPIPGACYYFRLCCHNAAGWGPYSDIIKCTVSE; translated from the exons AG GTCGCAGTATCACTAGGGTGGCTCCAGCCACCATTAGGAACACATCAGTGGAGGATGACTCAGTGTTGCACGTCAGCGTTAATGAGAGTGGTAGTGGTAGCAAATCACCATTGAAGCAGTCGAGTGGTCATGtgagatcaaactactctaaatCATCAGGATCAAGACCTACATCAACAGAGACGTCTCGTCAAATCAGTAGCAGACCATTATCTCGATCATCAG gTCGGCCGGATAATGGACTAAACAGCTCACAAGGTTCAGCATCACTAAGTGCTAAACTCCATTCCCAATCCAAGCCAATGTCCAGACCACATTCTCATATTTCCAGACCACATTCTCGTGTTTCTAGATCCTATTCCAGAACGTCTCGACGACCTAAAATCGACCAATGGGATAACTCCACCCCTGGAGAAATACTACAACTAAGTGGTTACCAAGGAAACCTGTCCCAGTTATCAACTTGTCCTCACTGTGATCACACCTTCACTACAGCTGGACTAAGGGTCCCATTATTATTACTATGTGGTCATTCTTATTGTACTAATTGTGTAGAGAAGGCTTGTTCAACATATCCCTCAGCCATAAAATGTGGTTTGTGTAACACAAGTACACCTGTGGACCAGCAAGGggcagctcacatgatgcagaATGAAGCATTACTGGAAGTGTTGGACAATAAGCAGTTACAGACAAGTATTCCACAAATGAAAGGACGAGAGAATTGTGCTGAGTGTGAGAGGCAACCGGCTAGTCTGTACTGCAGCAGCTGTGCGGCCGTGTTCTGTGCCCCCTGCAGTCATAAATCACATGCTGGATCTAAGGTGAGGGGTAAACACACCCCTATACCCATCACTCAGCGTCCACAACCTAACCCAACTTGTAAGAAACATCCCGGACAGACGTGTATGCTGTACTGTGAGACTGAAGGTGTACCAATGTGTGTGTTATGCAAGTTCTATGGTCACCATAGAGTACACAAGTATGAGTTACTCAGTAAG GTAGCTGCCAAACAGTCAGGCAGTTTAGCTGATAAACAGAACACACTACTGAAGGTAGAGCGTCACCTTGGTAACCTCTCTAAACAATTATCCACTGCAGTTGATGACATCACTCATAAAGCTCATCAGTCACAACAAGTATTAGAGGACCACTTCACTGATCTCAGGGAACAAGTGTTTACATTACTAGAGCGACGAGAAGCTGAACTGCTCTCCCAACTTGATCAACAGGTGGAGCTCAAGCAAGGAATACTACAGGAGCACAGGGAGGAGGTTGCCATGGCTGTTGCCAAGGTGATGGCTTGTGAGGAGGAAG CTGCCAGATTGCAAGGGTTGTCTCCTATTGCATCATTATTAGCCGGAAGGCATCTTGAACAAGTGTTTAACACTGTTACCATGGATACGTACACTATACCACACCAAGCAACCAATCAGCTCGAAGTACCACTGTCTTTGATTCCCGATGTCACGCCTCAAGTGGTGCAGTTGCTACGACAACATGGAGCAGTGTTACAATTACCCAGTTGTCCCACCTTCACTGACGTCATGGTAACCACCAATAGTATTAAACTGTACTGGTCACTATGTGACACTGAGGATGTCGCCATGGATACAACTATGACATACTCATTGGAGTATCACCCCAAGGTCCCACCCAGCTCCTTAATGAGACATGACAGCAGTTCTAGGAGGAGTCGTATGGCTACTAACTCAGTAGAGAGTGGATTTGATGAGACATCAACTAGTAGTGATTATAGGTCATCACAGTATGGTGTATCCATGGTAACTATGACATCATCTGGTGGTGCTTACAAGATATCACATGATCCTGATATTCCAGAACATGTGAACAATACACAACTACCTGAAATTCAGCCAATCAGAGATGTGATATCTTCATTACTACCCACCCCTGTACACTTACCAACATTACCTAATAAGGGAACTGGCGAATTGCCCTCTATTGTTGCCACTAAACAATTACACCAATCAAAACACAGGGAACAATTCAACCAATCAGAACACAGGGATAGCAGTTCACTACTCAATTTACCTCCACTAAAAGCAGCCACTGCCACACCCCCTGTGGATCATGTGAGCAACACTACTAGTGGAGTGTTTGCAGAATCCGAGGACAGTGTTCCCATGGAAACCAGACCATATGGTGAATCCCCTAGTAGTGATGACGGCTCTACACTAAGTACCCACACCAGTAACTATGCCAACATTGGTCGCCATAGCAACGGAATTCAATTTCAACAGATTTACCATGGCAACGACACACAGTATATGTACACTGATCCCATCCCAGGGGCATGTTACTATTTCAGACTGTGTTGCCATAATGCTGCTGGCTGGGGTCCCTATAGTGACATTATCAAGTGTACAGTGAGCGAGTGA